GCTTGCTGTCCCTCTTTATTTCATGTGCAAAGAGACAGGCCAGGAGAGTGCCTGCCAAGGAACCCACCTTgtagagaatcatagaatggattgggttggaaaagagctccgagatcatgaagtccaacccttgatccaaccccactgtgatcaccagcccagggcacagagtgccctgggctggtgatcacagtggggttggatcaagacgtggtggattctcactcagtgccacatccatagaatgacagaatcatagaatggattgggttggaaaagacctccgagatcatcaagtccaacccttggtccaactccagtccctttaccagatcatggcactcagtgccacggccaagctcagcttaaaaacctccagggatggggaatccaccccctctctgggcagcccattccaatccctgagcactctctttgcaaagaatttctttctgctgtccaatttcccctggcagagcttgagcccatcgtgcccccttgtcctattgctgagtgcctgggagaagaggccaacccccacctggccacaacttcccttcagggagttccagacagtgaaTATTCTGGGCAGGAAAGTGACTTTTCCCTGCTGGGCAaagccacagctcagctgctcccagcaaggctctggctgcagccactgctccatccagcacacagggatgttccCAAGGGATGTTCCCACAGGGATTTATCTGTGGGgcttccctctgcagaggggtccATTGCTGAGCACACaagaggggctggcacagcccttggGGGGCTCAGCATGGAACTGAATCAGGATcactggctgggctgggctgggagggatctTGGAACAGCCTGTAATTCCACCTGCCTGcccgggcagggacaccccacagggacaccatcccagggacaccatcccagggacaccttccactatcccagagacaccttccactatcccagggaCACCATCCACTAttccaggaacaccttccactattccagggtcaccttccactatcccagggacaccttccactatccccTGGACACCATCCACTAttccaggaacaccttccactatcccagggacaccttccactatcccagggacaccttccactatccccTGGACACCATCCACTAttccaggaacaccttccactatccccTGGACACCATCCACTatcccagggacaccttccactatcccagggacactttccaccatcccaggtggctccaaccCGCCTCTGGCCCCTCCCCGGTCTGTGCAGCCGCCGCTTCTCCCCCTCGAGCCCCTCAGGGGAGAATCCCTTCGGTCCATCCCggccatgccctgcccctgtcccctgtaAAGGCCCCTCGGCCGCTTCTCCTCGTACTCCCGGTTTTCCTGTTTAGCCCCTCCGCATTCCCGGTGTTCCCGGTCCCCATTCCCGGTGTTCCCGGTCCCCATTCCCGGGGTTCCCGGTGCCCATTCCCGGTGTTCCCGATCCCCATTCCCGGTGTTCCCGGTGCCCATTCCCGGTGTTCCCGGTGCCCATTCCCGGTGTTCCGCTCCCCCTCTAAGCGGTAGCGGAAGCGCCGCGGCCGTTTCCGTGTCCGGGCGCGGTGCCCTTGGAGCGGACATGGCGCTGGCGCTGCtgcggccccgccgggccgcGATGGGTCAGTGCGGGACCCCCTGAGGGTGCGGGATCCCTCTGAGGGGTGTGGGACTCCCCGAGGGTGCGGGGTCTAAAGGGGTGCGGCGTTTAAAAGGTTGTGGGACCTCCTTGAGGGGTGTGGGATCCCCTGAGTGCGGGATCTGAACGGGTGCGGGATTTAAGAGGTTGTGGGACCCCATAAGGGTGTGGGACTCCCATGGGGATGCGGGACCCGCGTGGGATGCGGGACCCCCACGAGGGTGTGAGATCTCTGGGGATGCGGGATCTAAAGGGTGCGGGATCTAAAGAGTGCGGGATCTAAAGGGGTGCGGGCCCCCCGAGGGTGCGGGTCCCCCATGAGGGGTGGGGGTCCCCCCGTTGTGGCGGCCCCGCACTCAGCGCTGCTGTCCCGCTGTCCcgcagccctggccctgctccgCAGCCCCGCCGCACtcgccgccgcctcctcccgcATCGCCCCGGCCCGCGacagctccggccccgcccggcAGGGACACGGTACGTGctgcggggctgtgcggggtctgtgctggggtttcactcccggccccgcccggcaGGGACACGGTACGTGCTGCGGGGTCTGTGCggggtctgtgctggggtttcactcccggccccgcccggcaGGGACACGGTACGTGCTGCGGGGTCTGTtggggggtctgtgctggggtttcactcccggccccgcccggcaGGGACACGGTACGTGCTGCGGGGTCTGTGCggggtctgtgctggggtttcactcccggccccgcccggcaGGGACACGGTACGTGCTGCGGGGTCTGTGCggggtctgtgctggggttTCACTCCCGGCCCCGCACGGGGCACACAAAGGGACGCTCCGCCCCACGCGGGGTATGAAAGCCAAGGAAAGGAGGAACAGGACGGGTGTTGTTCAGGATGTTCCCCCCGAGCTCTGGTTCCTGGGGAGAGGCCTGGACATCGCTGGCTGGTGGGAAGCAGAGAATTAACCCattggggtttttcccctctttgctCGTGCACCCACaaacttttgcttttcctttagtGTGGtgccttatctcaacccacaaggCCTTTTCCTTagtattttctcttccctgtctggctgggaaggggagggataGAGAGGCTTGGTGGGTGCCTGGTGTGCAGGCAGGTCAGCCCaccacagtgtgtgtgtgtctgtgtgtctgtctctgtgtgtgtgtctgtgtctgtctgtctctgtccatgtctctgtgtgtgcgtctgtgtctgtgtctgtctgtctgtctctttcCATGTctctctgtctgtgtctgtgtgtctgtatccatgtctgtgtgtgtctgtatgcctgtttgtctgtctgtgtctgtgcctgtctgtgcccctctgtctgtctgtgtgtctgtgcctgtctgtgtgtctgtgtgtctgtctgtctcagAAGGGAATAGTGAATGGTGTGGAACAGTCAGGGAAATCCCCAGACAAAGAGGCTTTGCTGTTACAGACTCTTCTCCCCTGTGACTCTGACAGCAGATCCATGTCCTGTAGCAGCAATTCCAAGGCATGTTGGTTTTGCTGGGATGAAAGCTCAGTAACCAGGTCGGAGCAGACACTGAGATGCTGCTCAGGATGAGgcctctgctcctcagctcccagccctggatgGAGGAGGGACTTTTCCCTGAGGGCTGTTTCTCCTTGCAGGCAGTTCCAAGGCAGCGTCCCTGCACTGGACAGGGGAGCGGGCGGTCAGTGTgttcctgctggggctgctgcctgcGGCCTACctgtgccctggccctgctgtggaCTATTCCCTGGCTGCTGCCCTCACCCTGCACGGCCACTGGTAAgcacagagccccccagggctgctctggtaagcacagagccccccagggctgcctctgGTAAgcacagagccccccagggctgcctctgGTAAgcacagagccccccagggctgctctggtaagcacagagccccccagggctgcctctgGTAAgcacagagccccccagggctgcctctgGTAAGCACAGAGCCCCCCCGGGCTGCCTCTGGTAAGCACAGAGCCCCCCGGGGCTGCCTCTGGTAAGCAGAGAGcccccccagggctgcctctgGTAAGCACAAagccccccagggctgcctctgGTAAGCACAGAGcccccccagggctgcctctgGTAAGCACAAagccccccagggctgcctctgGTAagcccagagccccccagggctgctggtaAGCACAGAACCCCCCAAGGCTGCTCTGGCACCAAGGGGGGCTTCCACCCTTCAAGGACatgggggtactaattgacaggaagctcaacatgagccaacagtgtgcccaggtggccaagaaggccaatgggatcctgttctgtatcaagaatagcgtggccagcaggcccaaGGCactgacccttcccctggactcagcactggggaggccacaccttgagtgttgtgttcagttctgggcccctcagctcaggaaagagattgaggggctggagcggggccagagaagagcaacgaggctggagaagggactggagcacaagtgctgtggggagaggctgagggagctgggggtgttcagcctggagaagaggaggctcagaggtgacctcagcactgtctggaactgcctgaagggatgttctggccaggtgggggttggtctcttctcccaggcactcagcaataggacaagggggcacgatgggctcaagctctgccaggggaaattggagatcagaaaaaaattctttgcagagagagtgctcagggattggaatgggctgcccagagagggggtggattccccatccctggaggtttttcagctgagcttggccgtggcactgagtgccatgatctggtaaagggactggagttggaccaagggttggacttgataatctcggagggcttttccaactcaatccattccatgattttcctTCTGAGGGGGAACTGGGCATTCTCCGGGAAAAGTGACATGAAAGAAATGCCACTTGAGGCATCAGAATGCTGACATAACCTGGGTGGATTTGGTGGATTTCAGTGGGTGGCCTTGCCTGATTTCAGCTGTTTTCTCCCCTCCTGCAGGGGCCTTGGCCAGGTAATCACTGATTATGTGCACGGAGAGACGCCCATCAGAGTGGCCAGCGCGGGGCTGTACGCGCTGTCGGCCGCCACCTTCGCCGGGCTCTGCTACTTCAACCACCACGACGTGGGGATCTGCAAGGCTGTGGCCATGCTCTGGAGCCTCTGAGCCCTCACACACACCattgctgctctctgctgcctctgcttcatCGTGTTTGTACCAGCATCTGGTGGGAAATGAGTGACAAGCCAAGGGTCTGTAGTGTGAACCATGCAGGGAGTCCCTGAACCAACAcccagagcagggaatgctgGAGGAGAAACAGGAGACTGGAGCTGGCTGATGTCCAGCCCAGTGAGGTGGTTCAAGCTGTGCTGTAAATTGGGATGAATTAATTACATTAATGACACGCTGGCATAGCTGAGGGCAACTCCCCTTGTGGTGAGAGCTTTAATGGGTGTGTTTTTCTAACTGTTGTCTGGTTTCCCATTTTGTAAAACTTCTGGAAAATTGAACTGCTGCTTCTGACATCACAACAGCTGACCCTGTAACTCTTTGGACCCTGAGAGTTGTAGAAAAGGgaatacttttttcttaatcCACGCAATAAAGAATTTACAGAAGTTGTGTGTGTGCTCCTGAGCCATTTTTTACCACTTCTGGGTTGCTTAAAATGTTTCCTCTGCAGGTAGGTGTGGGGGTTGTTCTCCTAAAATCAAGTTCAAATACTAATTCATTCATACTGTTCCTCTGCCTTACTTCATATGGCTGttataaagcaaaataattttatgcatttgttttctttaatccTTAGAAGTGACTTAATACAAGAGTAATTAATGTCCCTTAGAAAATACAACAATAATTGGCCTGGAATAAAATTAGCATATTGATTTTTAGGACAATCTGACTTGCATGGTTTCCTTGGAATGTGTGTGTTTATCTGCAACATTTTGGGGGGTTATTTTCTAAATACACTGGTCTGTATTGTCCTGTGTGACTGAAAGGACCACAAACAGCCTTCCTGTCACAGCTTGCCATGAGGGTGATGCAAAATTCCCTTCTGTGTCCTTAGGGGGAACTGAGATTCTGGGTTTTAAATTTGTGCTTTATCTTTCCTGACTTTCATAGTACCAAGGAGTGAATAAGTTATTTCCACATTCTCCTGGTACATTTGTGGTACTAAGAATAGTAAGAGGA
This region of Pithys albifrons albifrons isolate INPA30051 chromosome 23, PitAlb_v1, whole genome shotgun sequence genomic DNA includes:
- the SDHD gene encoding succinate dehydrogenase [ubiquinone] cytochrome b small subunit, mitochondrial yields the protein MALALLRPRRAAMALALLRSPAALAAASSRIAPARDSSGPARQGHGSSKAASLHWTGERAVSVFLLGLLPAAYLCPGPAVDYSLAAALTLHGHWGLGQVITDYVHGETPIRVASAGLYALSAATFAGLCYFNHHDVGICKAVAMLWSL